The following proteins are co-located in the Solenopsis invicta isolate M01_SB chromosome 7, UNIL_Sinv_3.0, whole genome shotgun sequence genome:
- the LOC105193519 gene encoding eukaryotic translation initiation factor 2D, with translation MFIKPFKVKTNYQLKGSERKKLCEEVLAAYPSLSDEEIQLLLPKKESISIMKILTHNGHIGKVYCVAKIPMFFQLDSYDTLLFPTIYTLWHHPYLLNAFTTHTPVVSKLVGGADLMLPGLILKEPVTLYSFGKLPKGTPVLINTEENKAAVAVGITALSSEDMYMAARHGKCVEVFHVMGDMLCQLSKPPMRPDLGSPNVDSPTNALEDIESMNQEAIIDETEVLPEKLDELDIGENSNDVVRDEVISEEHIEDVETEDVQISNVIESEVLDPVQEMDELLEYCFLKACKTTVKSSDLPMLSSNFFKNHLLAACPPGKNVDVKKSRYKKLSVFLAEMKAKGIINTSITKGVETLLSIKFDHPLVKKLVVTEEPIAAEPVVSNSAVVSECYRVTADVLPILSKFGYEKGDVMKRTDIRKCFTEYVKAEDLQDGKTLKLNPQLAGIMRTKAHQETVTMEDGINKFIGRMTHMHEVTLAGNTLLHTGKLEPIDMRVTVRSGGKKVTLVNNLETFGINPKEFSKECQSIGASATITDDPGKKTPSVLVQGNQILYVYKLLTEKYQIKKNYIRGLEFAPKKKK, from the exons ATGTTTATCAAGCCGTTCAAAGTCAAGACCAATTACCAATTGAAGGGATCTGAGAG GAAAAAATTATGCGAGGAAGTATTGGCGGCATATCCGAGCTTGTCGGatgaagaaattcaattattGTTGCCCAAAAAGGAATCCATCAGCATTATGAAAATACTAACGCACAATGGACACATAGGCAAGGTGTACTGCGTAGCCAAAATACCCATGTTCTTTCAACTAGATTCATACGACACTCTGTTGTTTCCTACAATTTATACGTTATGGCATCATCCATATTTATTGAACGCCTTCACTACGCACACACCAGTTGTGTCTAAATTGGTAGGCGGAGCAGATCTCATGTTACCTGGATTGATTTTGAAGGAGCCAGTGACCTTATATAGTTTTGGTAAACTACCAAAGGGAACTCCAGTGTTGATTAACACAGAGGAGAACAAG GCTGCAGTCGCTGTTGGTATCACTGCACTTTCCAGTGAGGATATGTATATGGCAGCTAGACATGGGAAATGCGTGGAAGTTTTTCATGTTATGGGTGACATGCTGTGTCAATTAAGCAAACCGCCCATGAGACCTGATTTGGGTTCACCAAACGTTGACAGTCCTACAAATGCATTGGAAGATATTGAATCGATGAATCAAGAGGCGATCATAGATGAAACGGAAGTTTTGCCAGAGAAATTAGATGAGTTAGATATCGGCGAGAATTCAAACGACGTAGTCAGAGACGAAGTTATTTCTGAG gaACATATAGAAGATGTAGAAACTGAAGATGTACAAATTTCAAACGTAATTGAATCGGAAGTACTTGATCCAGTCCAAGAAATGGATGAGCTACTGGAATATTGTTTCTTGAAAGCATGTAAAACGACGGTAAAATCTAGCGATTTGCCAATGTTGTCATCCAACTTCTTCAAAAATCATCTGTTGGCCGCATGTCCACCAGGTAAAAACGTTGATGTGAAAAAATCTCGATACAAAAAGCTATCGGTTTTCCTAGCAGAAATGAAAGCCAAAGGAATAATCAATACATCCATCACAAAAGGTGTCGAAACGTTGTTGTCTATTAAG TTTGATCATCCACTTGTGAAAAAATTAGTCGTTACCGAAGAACCAATTGCAGCTGAACCAGTAGTTTCGAACAGCGCTGTCGTGTCTGAATGTTATCGAGTGACCGCCGACGTCCTGCCGATTCTATCAAAATTTGGCTATGA AAAGGGTGACGTAATGAAAAGAACGGACATCAGAAAGTGTTTTACTGAATACGTGAAGGCGGAAGATCTGCAAGACGGAAA gaCGTTAAAGCTGAATCCTCAATTAGCGGGAATTATGCGTACTAAGGCTCATCAGGAGACGGTGACGATGGAGGATGGGATAAATAAGTTTATCGGACGCATGACACACATGCATGAAGTTACCCTCGCGGGAAATACTTTGCTGCACACGGGAAAATTAGAGCCCATCGACATGAGGGTGACAGTGAGATCAGGCGGAAAAAAG GTTACATTGGTAAATAACCTGGAAACGTTTGGGATCAATCCGAAGGAATTCAGCAAAGAGTGCCAAAGTATTGGTGCGAGCGCGACAATCACTGACGATCCTGGCAAGAAGACACCTAGTGTTCTTGTTCAaggaaatcaaattttatacgtgTACAAATTACTCACAG AGAAATACcagattaaaaagaattatataaggGGCTTAGAATTCGCcccgaaaaagaaaaaatag
- the LOC105193591 gene encoding putative odorant receptor 85d isoform X1, with product MYSKIYVTKMQILSLNFLLLTISGFWQPTEWTSKCSKLMYKIFTFFSMYLMTYLLLTHLMYVIFIVDGLENLVACSFFNIAILLGYFKVITVITRRDQIINLIKILQTNPYKACDEEEIDIQMKFDYTIRFYTMSYIILCTISGLSCAFGGVLYMLHGQIPYGFVWVPWDCTSTLVFCFTSVQEILGILIGLPATVAIETMVLGFCLQICARFEILLHRLQKMIKHDEKEAIPTNWLNKTSNKISKLSEHVIHHLCIIRLAEMINDVFSQIIFVQFFTSTFVICLTIFYLSSHMTIENLSTYSVYVICTFVQIFMYCWAGNQVTTKSTELGEEIFNMDWISMTKNEQRDLLMIMMRSTIPIKFTSTFLVTLSLEAYGNLLKTSFSAFNLLQQVQK from the exons ATGTACTCCAAAATATACGTAACaa AAATGCAAATACTCTCTCTCAACTTTTTACTTTTGACCATCTCTGGTTTCTGGCAACCAACTGAATGGACTTCGAAATGCTCCAAGttgatgtataaaatattcactttCTTTTCGATGTATCTTATGACGTATCTGCTACTGACTCACTTGATGTATGTCATCTTTATTGTCGATGGCTTGGAAAATTTGGTCGCGTGTTCGTTTTTTAATATCGCGATACTGCTCGGGTATTTCAAAGTAATTACTGTTATAACTCGTCGCGATCAGATTATTAATTtgatcaaaatattacaaacaaatCCTTACAAAGCCTGTGACGAGGAAGAGATTGATATCCAGATGAAATTTGATTATACAATCAG attttataccATGTCTTATATAATCTTGTGTACAATCTCGGGATTATCCTGTGCGTTTGGAGGTGTACTCTATATGCTACACGGCCAAATACCCTATGGGTTCGTGTGGGTACCTTGGGATTGCACTTCGACTCTTGTATTCTGTTTTACATCTGTTCAAGAGATACTGGGTATACTTATTGGCTTACCTGCAACCGTTGCAATAGAAACTATGGTATTAGGATTTTGCCTACAAATATGTGCACGATTTGAAATTTTGCTACATCGTCTTCAGAAAATGATCAAACATGATGAGAAGGAAGCTATTCCGACAAATTGGTTAAATAAAACATCgaataaaataagcaaattatCGGAACATGTTATTCATCATTTATGTATAATCAG ACTTGCTGAAATGATCAACGATGTGTTCAGTCAAATCATCTTCGTTCAATTTTTCACCAGTACTTTTGTTATATGTTTAACTATATTCTATCTGTCTTCTCATATGACAATTGAAAACCTGTCTACTTATTCTGTCTACGTAATTTGCACGTTTGTGCAGATATTTATGTATTGCTGGGCTGGAAACCAAGTTACGACTAAG AGTACTGAATTGGGCGAAGAGATATTTAACATGGACTGGATATCGATGACAAAAAACGAACAAAGGGATCTACTGATGATTATGATGCGCAGCACAATACCTATCAAATTTACTAGCACTTTTCTGGTGACATTGTCTCTGGAAGCTTATGGCAAT CTTCTGAAGACATCTTTCTCTGCTTTTAACCTTTTGCAACAAGTTCAaaagtaa
- the LOC105193591 gene encoding putative odorant receptor 85d isoform X2, whose amino-acid sequence MYSKIYVTKILGILIGLPATVAIETMVLGFCLQICARFEILLHRLQKMIKHDEKEAIPTNWLNKTSNKISKLSEHVIHHLCIIRLAEMINDVFSQIIFVQFFTSTFVICLTIFYLSSHMTIENLSTYSVYVICTFVQIFMYCWAGNQVTTKSTELGEEIFNMDWISMTKNEQRDLLMIMMRSTIPIKFTSTFLVTLSLEAYGNLLKTSFSAFNLLQQVQK is encoded by the exons ATGTACTCCAAAATATACGTAACaa AGATACTGGGTATACTTATTGGCTTACCTGCAACCGTTGCAATAGAAACTATGGTATTAGGATTTTGCCTACAAATATGTGCACGATTTGAAATTTTGCTACATCGTCTTCAGAAAATGATCAAACATGATGAGAAGGAAGCTATTCCGACAAATTGGTTAAATAAAACATCgaataaaataagcaaattatCGGAACATGTTATTCATCATTTATGTATAATCAG ACTTGCTGAAATGATCAACGATGTGTTCAGTCAAATCATCTTCGTTCAATTTTTCACCAGTACTTTTGTTATATGTTTAACTATATTCTATCTGTCTTCTCATATGACAATTGAAAACCTGTCTACTTATTCTGTCTACGTAATTTGCACGTTTGTGCAGATATTTATGTATTGCTGGGCTGGAAACCAAGTTACGACTAAG AGTACTGAATTGGGCGAAGAGATATTTAACATGGACTGGATATCGATGACAAAAAACGAACAAAGGGATCTACTGATGATTATGATGCGCAGCACAATACCTATCAAATTTACTAGCACTTTTCTGGTGACATTGTCTCTGGAAGCTTATGGCAAT CTTCTGAAGACATCTTTCTCTGCTTTTAACCTTTTGCAACAAGTTCAaaagtaa
- the LOC105193520 gene encoding haloacid dehalogenase-like hydrolase domain-containing 5, whose translation MAIANVLLRLDVARFTGVRHLSTKPKFGLLFDIDGVIIRGKEILPPVKESFKRLQGGNGKFRIPTLFVTNSGNSLRSQKAAELSKWIGVEVTESQVVLAHSPLQMFDYLHNKQVLISGQGPITDIARELGFKKTTTIEELVKNFPCLDYINVNKRNPICGPIDPNFPQIEGILLLSEPVIWETSLQLMVDLLVTNGMPTGLPTALPYPHIPVLACNMDLLWASQAPIPRYGHGAFLLCLENLYKKVTGKDMTYTALVGKPSEITYYHANQMLVNHARSIGIDNIDTIYAIGDNINTDIFGANLYDKYLSHYESGEGTKSRSLEKLLGKNLRDPSAKACISILVETGVHQRDSQFIPEHSPRDFLPVDDGLCKPAFIVKDVGHAINLAFKEEKFE comes from the exons ATGGCGATCGCCAACGTCTTATTACGGCTGGACGTCGCGAGGTTTACCGGAGTCAGA cACTTAAGTACAAAACCAAAATTTGGTTTACTTTTTGATATTGATGGCGTCATAATACGAGGCAAAGAAATACTACCACCCGTGAAAGAGTCTTTCAAACGGCTACAAGGAGGCAATGGAAAATTTCGCATTCCCACGCTGTTCGTCACCAACAGTGGGAATTCACTGCGCAGTCAGAAAGCGGCGGAGCTGTCAAAATGGATAGGCGTCGAAGTCACGGAATCGCAAGTCGTGTTGGCTCACTCACCATTACAAATGTTCGACTATCTTCATAACAAACAAGTTCTCATATCTGGTCAAGGTCCAATAACTGATATAGCTCGAGAACTGGGCTTCAAGAAGACGACAACTATAGAGGAGctagtaaaaaattttccatGCTTAGATTATATAAACGTGAACAAGAGAAATCCGATTTGTGGTCCAATCGATCCAAATTTTCCACAAATTGAGGGAATCTTGCTCTTGAGCGAGCCTGTAATTTGGGAAACATCATTGCAATTAATGGTAGATCTTCTAGTTACCAATGGGATGCCCACAGGATTGCCTACTGCTCTTCCATACCCGCACATTCCAGTGTTGGCATGCAACATGGATTTGCTGTGGGCGTCGCAGGCACCGATCCCCCGATACGGCCACGGTGCTTTCTTATTGTGTCTTGAAAACTTGTACAAAAAAGTCACAGGGAAAGACATGACATACACTGCTCTAGTTGGAAAGCCTAGTGAAATTACATATTACCATGCTAATCAAATGCTCGTTAATCACGCTAGAAGCATTGGCATTGACAATATCGATACAATTTATGCTATTGG CGACAATATTAATACCGATATTTTCGGGGCGAATCTATATGACAAATATTTATCCCACTACGAGTCTGGAGAGGGTACCAAGTCCCGAAGCCTGGAGAAGCTCCTTGGCAAGAACTTGAGGGACCCCAGCGCGAAGGCCTGCATTAGTATTTTAGTCGAGACCGGCGTGCACCAGCGAGATTCCCAATTTATACCTGAACATAGTCCCAGGGATTTCTTGCCGGTCGACGATGGTCTATGTAAGCCGGCATTTATCGTAAAAGACGTCGGACATGCTATCAATCTTGCGTTTAAAGAAGAGAAGTTTGAATAA
- the LOC105193523 gene encoding histone-lysine N-methyltransferase 2D isoform X2, which translates to MIKFAILLVLAIDLANSQLNYEGNPFTEFTEYIAEESNLSEKSARQNDASIDLSNPGMSRPQKLYPIVESENHGRSQQAEIDNLIKSQTSSSVQTFQSDTSARQLQDSSGNLPVSQAEVALNSFLNSRTPEESRLSLEHYLRSQQSPEDQSRSSEAIVGQESQSIEPLNPQAISHVQQQQPFSHVQQQQRISHVQQQQPISHVQQQQPISHVRQQQQQPLLVPQVNQQQVQLTSQLDQVQLAPQQLMPQTDQRQLLPPASQTYGYVGQPTMVQAVQPVIRTPTGVVLGQKMLQPVPLVPAFQARNDMLTPAMWRERMRRIRGKPFPFAQSRITPTLYQGPIAVPFKAKAPVEVIYTKPPGFHRGPPILSNPPIPYEDASAWFPESDHQPSQKDVYYSQLYAQSYDPHYYNYIATTGKIRPYLYGKLGKHQEEQESGIWSELYRGFKKHGLRNIMTPTFLLGMTLPVVTLMLSALVQKRSLARSSDARELNQEEALQEYLERLQRAMECYGRNSRDTKLDGC; encoded by the exons ATGATTAAGTTTGCAATCCTCCTCGTTCTCGCCATCGACCTGGCGAATAGCCAGCTCAACTACGAGGGAAATCCGTTTACGGAGTTCACCGAATACATCGCGGAGGAGAGCAATCTCTCTGAGAAGTCTGCCAGGCAAAATGACGCCTCGATCGATCTCTCTAATCCCGGGATGTCCCGTCCTCAGAAGCTGTATCCGATCGTAGAATCCGAAAACCATGGACGCTCACAGCAAGCGGAAATCGATAATCTTATCAAATCACAGACGTCATCTTCAGTGCAGACCTTCCAATCGGACACGTCCGCTCGGCAGTTACAAGACTCTTCTGGAAACTTGCCGGTCAGCCAGGCGGAGGTCGCGCTAAACTCGTTCTTGAACTCCAGGACACCCGAGGAATCTCGTTTATCTCTCGAGCACTATCTCCGCAGTCAACAGTCGCCAGAGGATCAATCGCGATCGTCGGAAGCGATTGTCGGTCAAGAGTCACAATCGATCGAGCCCCTCAATCCTCAAGCGATCTCTCATGTTCAGCAACAGCAACCGTTTTCGCACGTTCAGCAACAGCAACGGATCTCCCATGTTCAGCAACAGCAACCGATCTCTCACGTTCAGCAACAGCAACCAATCTCTCATGTTcggcaacagcaacagcaaccGTTGCTCGTTCCTCAGGTGAACCAGCAGCAGGTGCAGTTGACGTCGCAATTGGATCAGGTCCAGCTAGCGCCGCAGCAGCTAATGCCGCAGACCGATCAGCGACAACTGTTGCCGCCCGCTAGCCAGACTTATGGCTACGTGGGACAACCAACCATGGTACAGGCGGTACAGCCCGTGATTAGGACACCCACCGGAGTCGTCCTGGGACAAAAAATGCTGCAACCAGTGCCACTTGTGCCCGCTTTCCAAGCCAGGAACGACATGCTAACGCCGGCGATGTGGCGAGAGAGAATGAGAAGGATACGCGGAAAACCGTTTCCCTTCGCGCAATCCAGGATAACGCCGACATTGTACCAAGGCCCAATCGCAG TTCCTTTCAAGGCCAAGGCACCAGTGGAAGTTATCTATACGAAACCACCGGGTTTCCATCGAGGACCGCCTATCCTCAGCAACCCACCGATTCCCTACGAGGACGCGAGCGCCTGGTTTCCCGAGAGCGATCATCAGCCTTCTCAGAAGGACGTCTATTATTCGCAGTTATACGCGCAGTCTTATGATCCTCACTATTACAATTACATCGCTACGACCGGTAAAATTCGGCCGTATCTGTACGGAAAGCTGGGCAAGCATCAGGAGGAGCAGGAAAGTGGCATTTGGTCTGAACTGTATCGCGGCTTCAAGAAACACGGCTTGAGAAATATCATGACGCCAACCTTCCTGCTGGGCATGACGCTACCAGTGGTGACTCTGATGCTCTCCGCTCTCGTGCAGAAGCGGTCCCTCGCGCGCTCCAGCGACGCGAGGGAATTGAATCAAGAGGAGGCTCTGCAAGAATACCTCGAAAGGCTGCAAAGAGCGATGGAATGTTACGGTAGGAATTCCCGAGACACAAAGCTAGATGGATGCTAG
- the LOC105193523 gene encoding histone-lysine N-methyltransferase 2D isoform X1 translates to MCPTYFLSPTSTDKRIMIKFAILLVLAIDLANSQLNYEGNPFTEFTEYIAEESNLSEKSARQNDASIDLSNPGMSRPQKLYPIVESENHGRSQQAEIDNLIKSQTSSSVQTFQSDTSARQLQDSSGNLPVSQAEVALNSFLNSRTPEESRLSLEHYLRSQQSPEDQSRSSEAIVGQESQSIEPLNPQAISHVQQQQPFSHVQQQQRISHVQQQQPISHVQQQQPISHVRQQQQQPLLVPQVNQQQVQLTSQLDQVQLAPQQLMPQTDQRQLLPPASQTYGYVGQPTMVQAVQPVIRTPTGVVLGQKMLQPVPLVPAFQARNDMLTPAMWRERMRRIRGKPFPFAQSRITPTLYQGPIAVPFKAKAPVEVIYTKPPGFHRGPPILSNPPIPYEDASAWFPESDHQPSQKDVYYSQLYAQSYDPHYYNYIATTGKIRPYLYGKLGKHQEEQESGIWSELYRGFKKHGLRNIMTPTFLLGMTLPVVTLMLSALVQKRSLARSSDARELNQEEALQEYLERLQRAMECYGRNSRDTKLDGC, encoded by the exons ATGTGCCCTACATATTTCCTTAGTCCAACGAGCACCGATAAAAG aatCATGATTAAGTTTGCAATCCTCCTCGTTCTCGCCATCGACCTGGCGAATAGCCAGCTCAACTACGAGGGAAATCCGTTTACGGAGTTCACCGAATACATCGCGGAGGAGAGCAATCTCTCTGAGAAGTCTGCCAGGCAAAATGACGCCTCGATCGATCTCTCTAATCCCGGGATGTCCCGTCCTCAGAAGCTGTATCCGATCGTAGAATCCGAAAACCATGGACGCTCACAGCAAGCGGAAATCGATAATCTTATCAAATCACAGACGTCATCTTCAGTGCAGACCTTCCAATCGGACACGTCCGCTCGGCAGTTACAAGACTCTTCTGGAAACTTGCCGGTCAGCCAGGCGGAGGTCGCGCTAAACTCGTTCTTGAACTCCAGGACACCCGAGGAATCTCGTTTATCTCTCGAGCACTATCTCCGCAGTCAACAGTCGCCAGAGGATCAATCGCGATCGTCGGAAGCGATTGTCGGTCAAGAGTCACAATCGATCGAGCCCCTCAATCCTCAAGCGATCTCTCATGTTCAGCAACAGCAACCGTTTTCGCACGTTCAGCAACAGCAACGGATCTCCCATGTTCAGCAACAGCAACCGATCTCTCACGTTCAGCAACAGCAACCAATCTCTCATGTTcggcaacagcaacagcaaccGTTGCTCGTTCCTCAGGTGAACCAGCAGCAGGTGCAGTTGACGTCGCAATTGGATCAGGTCCAGCTAGCGCCGCAGCAGCTAATGCCGCAGACCGATCAGCGACAACTGTTGCCGCCCGCTAGCCAGACTTATGGCTACGTGGGACAACCAACCATGGTACAGGCGGTACAGCCCGTGATTAGGACACCCACCGGAGTCGTCCTGGGACAAAAAATGCTGCAACCAGTGCCACTTGTGCCCGCTTTCCAAGCCAGGAACGACATGCTAACGCCGGCGATGTGGCGAGAGAGAATGAGAAGGATACGCGGAAAACCGTTTCCCTTCGCGCAATCCAGGATAACGCCGACATTGTACCAAGGCCCAATCGCAG TTCCTTTCAAGGCCAAGGCACCAGTGGAAGTTATCTATACGAAACCACCGGGTTTCCATCGAGGACCGCCTATCCTCAGCAACCCACCGATTCCCTACGAGGACGCGAGCGCCTGGTTTCCCGAGAGCGATCATCAGCCTTCTCAGAAGGACGTCTATTATTCGCAGTTATACGCGCAGTCTTATGATCCTCACTATTACAATTACATCGCTACGACCGGTAAAATTCGGCCGTATCTGTACGGAAAGCTGGGCAAGCATCAGGAGGAGCAGGAAAGTGGCATTTGGTCTGAACTGTATCGCGGCTTCAAGAAACACGGCTTGAGAAATATCATGACGCCAACCTTCCTGCTGGGCATGACGCTACCAGTGGTGACTCTGATGCTCTCCGCTCTCGTGCAGAAGCGGTCCCTCGCGCGCTCCAGCGACGCGAGGGAATTGAATCAAGAGGAGGCTCTGCAAGAATACCTCGAAAGGCTGCAAAGAGCGATGGAATGTTACGGTAGGAATTCCCGAGACACAAAGCTAGATGGATGCTAG